The Gadus macrocephalus chromosome 13, ASM3116895v1 genome includes a window with the following:
- the hcfc1a gene encoding host cell factor 1a isoform X4: MSNPGTTGSVLQPRWKRVLGWSGPVPRPRHGHRAVAIKELMVVFGGGNEGIVDELHVYNTATNQWFIPAVRGDIPPGCAAYGFVCDGTRLLVFGGMVEYGKYSNDLYELQASRWEWKKLKAKNPKNGPPPCPRLGHSFSLVGNKCYLFGGLANDSEDPKNNIPRYLNDLYTLELRAGSSVVGWDIPITYGVLPPPRESHTAVVYTDKTSRKSRLIIYGGMSGCRLGDLWTLDIETLTWNKPSVNGTAPLPRSLHSATTITNKMYVFGGWVPLVMDDVKVATHEKEWKCTNTLACLNLDSMCWETVLMDTLEDNIPRARAGHCSVAINSRLYVWSGRDGYRKAWNNQVCCKDLWYLETERPHAPARVQLVRANTNSLEVSWGAVSTADTYLLQLQKYDIPAATAATSPALTATPSLPGHAPKSPAPAATALSAQSHPQTAILKVAAPQSATGTSIVTVRPNQMGKSPVTVTSLPPGVRMVVPAQNTQGSPIGSSPQMSGMAALAAAAAATQKIPPSSGTVLSVPAGATILKTMAVSPGTTTVKMSSPLMVSNPATRMLKTAAAQVGSATGSSPNTPTRPIITVHKSGTVTVAQQAQVVTTVVGGVTKTITLVKSPLTMGSGGTLISNLGKMMSVVQTKPGQTSIGGQSSTNPLTQLIQTKGGLPAGTILKLVTSADGKPTTIITTSQAGGGGNKPHILNISGMSPSNKQGTTIIKTIPVSAIMTQSGATGVTSSSGMKTPITILTTKMMTSGTPGKIITAVPKLGGASGQQGLTQVVLKGAPGQPGTYLRTVPMGSMGGVRLVTPVSVSAVKPNVTTLVVKGTTGVTTLGTVTGTVSTSLAGGSVATANASLGTPITTLGTIATLSSQVINPTSITVSAAQTNLTSVSSLPSSAIPVQNQPTQVTLITTPSGVEAQPVQDLPVSILASPTSEQPSSTEAASAGEGSGTVTLVCSNPPCETHETGTTNTATTSSATMGAGQVCSNPPCETHETGTTNTATTASSSMGTLRMCSNPPSETQKTAVTNTATTTTSSSVGGAPKVCSNPPCETHETGTTNTSTQAASSMGNTQKSTDSGTAQRVCSNPPCETHETGTTNTSTQAASSMGGGQTSTDSGTAQRVCSNPPCETHETGTTNTSTQAASNMGAGQTSTDSGTAQRVCSNPPCETHETGTTNTPSTATSTMGGDQTSTGSDTVQRVCSNPPCETHETGTTNTATTASCNMETGEGAAQQTEEGADGTGGSEAASTTAAAGSSPPSASQGRAVTTVTQATPAPGPSVPSISSITEGASSASGATEEPMQTDEAPAAEAAPAEEAPTAMEAQAQGEATAAASAPSTTTLNLPAELMSEGQGATLMVTGLSDEELAVTAAAEAAAQAAATEEAQALAIQAVLQAAQQAVMNESDSSGDRQQQAGIPIVLTQQDLVALVQQQQQLQEAQAAAQQASVDASLPTEGLAPADSLNDPSVESNGHNEMAASVTTAVASLLPRTTAEALAPSSTFAPVVAMASPAKLQAAAALTEVANGIEGGKQNPQPAPVKTVLKKENQWFDVGIVKVTNMVVTHFFMPSDDSQGDDDSGVMPDYGQMKKMELQPGTAYKFRVAGINACGRGSFSEISAFKTCLPGFPGAPCAIKISKSPDGAHLTWEPPSVTSGKIIEYSVYLAIQSNQTAEAKTSTPAQLAFMRVYCGPSPSCLVQSSSLSNAHIDYTTKPAIIFRIAARNEKGYGPATQVRWLQESGKDAASAKPAPKRPGTSPDTKATGPKKARTDQ; this comes from the exons ATGTCTAATCCTGGGACCACAGGGTCGGTTCTCCAGCCGCGGTGGAAGCGGGTTCTAGGATGGTCTGGGCCGGTGCCTCGGCCCAGGCATGGACACAGAGCTGTGGCTATAAAGGAGCTTATGGTCGTCTTTGGAGGTGGAAATGAAGGAATTGTCGACGAATTGCATGTCTACAACACTG CTACAAACCAGTGGTTTATCCCAGCTGTCCGTGGTGATATTCCTCCTGGCTGTGCTGCCTATGGGTTTGTTTGTGATGGCACAAGGTTGCTGGTATTTGGTGGTATGGTCGAGTATGGAAAATACAGCAACGACCTCTATGAACTACAG GCCAGCCGATGGGAATGGAAGAAGTTGAAAGCAAAGAACCCTAAAAATGGGCCACCTCCATGTCCACGTCTGGGTCACAGTTTCTCCCTGGTTGGCAACAAATGCTACCTGTTTGGTGGACTGGCCAATGACAGCGAGGATCCTAAGAACAACATTCCCAG ATACCTGAACGATCTGTACACCCTGGAGCTCCGTGCAGGGTCCAGCGTGGTGGGATGGGACATCCCGATCACCTACGGAGTGCTTCCACCACCACGTGAGAGCCACACGGCTGTGGTCTACACAGACAAGACCAGCAGGAAGTCTCGTCTCATCATCTACGGCGGCATGAGTGGCTGTCGTTTAGGAGACTTGTGGACACTGGATATTG AAACCCTGACCTGGAACAAGCCGTCAGTAAATGGCACAGCTCCACTTCCCAGGAGTCTTCACTcagccaccaccatcaccaacaa gaTGTATGTGTTTGGCGGCTGGGTTCCTCTGGTGATGGATGACGTCAAGGTGGCCACACATGAGAAGGAATGGAAGTGCACCAACACACTCGCCTGCCTGAACCTAG ACTCTATGTGTTGGGAAACGGTGTTGATGGATACGCTGGAGGACAACATCCCACGAGCGCGCGCTGGTCACTGCTCTGTAGCCATCAACTCCAGACTATATGTGTGGAGTGGACGCGATGGCTACCGCAAGGCGTGGAACAACCAGGTCTGCTGCAAAGACCTCTGGTACCTGGAGACGG AGCGGCCGCACGCACCAGCCAGGGTGCAGTTAGTTCGTGCCAACACCAACTCGCTCGAGGTGAGCTGGGGCGCCGTCTCCACGGCGGACACCTACCTGCTCCAGCTGCAGAAGTACGACATCCCAGCAGCCACCGCTGCCACGTCTCCTGCCCTGACTGCCACCCCCTCACTGCCCGGCCACGCCCCCAAGAGCCCTGCCCCGGCCGCCACCGCCCTGTCCGCTCAGAGTCACCCACAGACAG ctatATTGAAGGTTGCAGCTCCCCAGTCTGCAACGGGTACGTCCATCGTCACCGTCCGTCCCAACCAGATGGGGAAGTCCCCCGTCActgtgacatcacttcctcccGGGGTTCGCATGGTAGTGCCGGCCCAGAACACGCAGGGATCG CCAATCGGCAGCAGCCCTCAGATGAGTGGCATGGCAGCTCTGGCTGCAGCAGCGGCAGCTACACAGAAGATTCCGCCCTCCTCCGGCACTGTCCTCAGTGTACCCGCTGGGGCAACCATCCTCAAAACGATGGCGGTCTCCCCCGGCACCACCACCGTCAAAATGTCCTCTCCACTCATG GTGAGTAACCCGGCCACCCGTATGCTGAAGACTGCAGCTGCCCAGGTGGGGTCCGCCACTGGGTCCTCTCCCAACACGCCCACCAGGCCCATCATCACCGTGCACAAGTCAGGCACAGTAACAGTAGCCCAGCAGGCCCAGGTGGTCACCACTGTGGTGGGAGGAGTCACCAAGACCATCACCCTGGTCAAAAGCCCCCTCACCATGGGCAGCGGAGGCACGCTG ATCTCCAACCTTGGCAAGATGATGTCGGTAGTACAAACCAAGCCAGGGCAGACGTCTATTGGGGGCCAGTCTTCGACAAACCCCCTCACGCAGCTCATACAG ACAAAGGGTGGTCTTCCAGCTGGAACCATCCTGAAGCTGGTGACCTCTGCGGATGGCAAGccaaccaccatcatcaccacctcccAAGCAGGGGGTGGCGGCAACAAGCCACACATTTTGAACATTAGTGGCATGTCCCCCAGCAACAAGCAGGGCACCACCATCATCAAGACCATCCCTGTCTCGGCCATCATGACCCAGTCTGGAGCCACAG GTGTCACAAGCAGTTCAGGCATGAAGACCCCTATTACGATCCTAACCACAAAGATGATGACCTCTGGCACCCCTGGCAAAATCATCACCGCTGTGCCTAAACTTGGCGGTGCCTCTGGCCAACAAGGACTCACACAG gtggTTTTGAAGGGAGCTCCTGGACAGCCAGGGACCTACCTACGCACCGTGCCCATGGGCAGCATGGGGGGAGTTCGACTCGTCACACCCGTCTCTGTATCCGCTGTCAAGCCTAATGTTACCACCTTGGTTGTCAAGGGAACAACCG GAGTTACCACTCTGGGGACAGTCACTGGCACAGTATCCACCAGCCTGGCAGGGGGCAGTGTTGCTACTGCCAATGCCTCTCTGGGCACCCCAATCACCACCCTGGGCACCATCGCAACCCTGTCCAGTCAGGTGATTAATCCCACCTCCATCACTGTGTCTGCAGCCCAGACCAACCTGACCTCTGTGTCCTCGCTTCCCTCCTCTGCAATCCCTGTGCAG AACCAGCCTACCCAGGTGACCCTCATCACCACACCCAGCGGTGTAGAGGCCCAGCCAGTGCAGGACCTCCCAGTCTCGATCCTGGCTTCGCCCACCTCCGAACAGCCCAGTTCCACTGAGGCCGCCAGCGCCGGGGAGGGCTCCGGTACCGTTACCCTGGTGTGCTCCAACCCCCCGTGTGAGACCCATGAGACGGGCACCACCAACACGGCCACCACTTCCTCCGCCACCATGGGTGCGGGTCAGGTGTGCTCAAACCCCCCGTGTGAGACCCATGAGACGGGCACCACCAACAcggccaccaccgcctcctccagcaTGGGGACGCTGCGCATGTGCTCCAACCCGCCAAGCGAGACCCAAAAGACGGCGGTTACCAAcacggccaccaccaccacctcttctTCCGTGGGCGGGGCTCCGAAGGTGTGCTCCAACCCACCGTGCGAGACCCACGAGACGGGCACCACCAACACATCCACCCAGGCCGCATCCAGCATGGGCAACACACAGAAAAGCACCGACTCTGGTACGGCACAGAGGGTCTGCTCCAACCCGCCTTGCGAGACCCACGAGACgggcaccaccaacacctccacccaggCCGCATCCAGCATGGGGGGTGGCCAGACCAGCACAGACTCCGGGACGGCGCAGAGAGTCTGCTCCAACCCGCCCTGTGAAACCCACGAGACGGggaccaccaacacctccacccaggCCGCTTCCAACATGGGGGCTGGCCAGACCAGCACAGACTCTGGGACGGCGCAGAGAGTCTGCTCCAACCCGCCCTGTGAAACCCACGAGACGGGGACCACCAACACCCCGTCCACGGCGACCTCCACCATGGGGGGCGACCAGACGAGCACAGGCTCCGACACAGTCCAGAGGGTCTGTTCCAACCCCCCCTGTGAGACCCACGAGACGGGGACCACCAACACTGCCACCACTGCCAGCTGCAACATGGAGACCGGCGAGGGCGCAG CCCAGCAGACAGAGGAGGGTGCAGATGGGACCGGCGGGTCAGAGGCCGCCTCCACCACCGCAGCAGCCGGGTCCAGCCCGCCCAGCGCCTCCCAAGGCCGGGCGGTCACCACTGTCACCCAGGCCACGCCAGCCCCTGGGCCCTCTGTACCT TCCATCTCATCGATCACAGAGGGGGCCAGTTCAGCCAGCGGGGCCACGGAGGAGCCCATGCAGACGGACGAGGCCCCGGCTGCAGAGGCGGCCCCAGCGGAGGAGGCCCCCACAGCCATGGAGGCCCAGGCACAG GGAGAGGCGACAGCAGCAGCCTcagccccctccaccaccacgctgAACCTCCCCGCCGAGCTCATGTCCGAGGGCCAGGGGGCCACGCTCATGGTGACCGGCCTCTCTGACGAGGAGCTGGCCGTCACCGCCGCCGCAGAGGCCGCCGCCCAGGCCGCCGCAACGGAGGAGGCCCAGGCCCTGGCCATCCAGGCTGTGCTGCAGGCCGCCCAGCAGGCCGTCATGA ACGAGAGCGACTCGAGCGGCGACCGACAGCAGCAGGCCGGCATTCCCATCGTGTTGACCCAGCAGGATCTGGTGGCActggtccagcagcagcagcagctgcaggaggcCCAGGCCGCCGCCCAGCAGGCCAGTGTGGACGCCAGCCTGCCCACCGAGGGCCTGGCCCCCGCAGACAGCCTCAACGACCCCTCGGTGGAGAGCAACGGCCACAACGAGATGGCCGCCAGCGTCACCACCGCCGTGGCGTCCCTGCTACCGCGCACCACCGCTGAGG CGCTGGCCCCGTCGAGCACGTTCGCGCCCGTCGTGGCCATGGCCAGCCCGGCCAAGCTGCAGGCCGCAGCCGCTCTGACCGAGGTGGCCAATGGCATCGAAGGAGGG AAGCAGAATCCCCAGCCAGCACCAGTAAAGACCGTGTTAAAGAAGGAGAACCAGTGGTTTGACGTGGGCATCGTCAAGGTCACCAACATGGTGGTCACACACTTTTTCATGCCATCCGACGACTCGCAAGGGGAT GATGACTCGGGTGTAATGCCAGACTACGGCCAGATGAAGAAGATGGAGCTGCAGCCAGGCACCGCCTACAAGTTCCGGGTGGCCGGGATCAACGCGTGTGGTCGTGGATCCTTCTCCGAGATCTCTGCGTTCAAGACCTGTCTACCAGGGTTCCCTGGGGCTCCTTGCGCCATCAAAATCAGCAAG AGCCCAGACGGCGCCCACCTGACCTGGGAGCCCCCGTCGGTGACGTCCGGGAAGATCATCGAGTACTCTGTGTACCTGGCCATCCAGAGCAACCAGACCGCAGAGGCCAAGACCTCCACCCCGGCCCAGCTGGCCTTCATGCGTGTGTACTGCGGCCCCAGCCCCTCCTGCCTGGTGCAGTCGTCCAGCCTCTCGAACGCACACATCGACTACACCACCAAGCCAGCCATCATCTTCCGCATTGCCGCCCGGAACGAGAAGGGCTACGGCCCCGCCACTCAAGTCCGATGGCTCCAAG AATCCGGCAAAGACGCAGCCTCGGCGAAACCCGCCCCCAAAAGACCAGGCACCTCGCCCGATAC TAAGGCTACTGGTCCAAAGAAAGCGAGAACGGATCAGTGA
- the hcfc1a gene encoding host cell factor 1a isoform X3, translating into MSNPGTTGSVLQPRWKRVLGWSGPVPRPRHGHRAVAIKELMVVFGGGNEGIVDELHVYNTATNQWFIPAVRGDIPPGCAAYGFVCDGTRLLVFGGMVEYGKYSNDLYELQASRWEWKKLKAKNPKNGPPPCPRLGHSFSLVGNKCYLFGGLANDSEDPKNNIPRYLNDLYTLELRAGSSVVGWDIPITYGVLPPPRESHTAVVYTDKTSRKSRLIIYGGMSGCRLGDLWTLDIETLTWNKPSVNGTAPLPRSLHSATTITNKMYVFGGWVPLVMDDVKVATHEKEWKCTNTLACLNLDSMCWETVLMDTLEDNIPRARAGHCSVAINSRLYVWSGRDGYRKAWNNQVCCKDLWYLETERPHAPARVQLVRANTNSLEVSWGAVSTADTYLLQLQKYDIPAATAATSPALTATPSLPGHAPKSPAPAATALSAQSHPQTAILKVAAPQSATGTSIVTVRPNQMGKSPVTVTSLPPGVRMVVPAQNTQGSPIGSSPQMSGMAALAAAAAATQKIPPSSGTVLSVPAGATILKTMAVSPGTTTVKMSSPLMVSNPATRMLKTAAAQVGSATGSSPNTPTRPIITVHKSGTVTVAQQAQVVTTVVGGVTKTITLVKSPLTMGSGGTLQISNLGKMMSVVQTKPGQTSIGGQSSTNPLTQLIQTKGGLPAGTILKLVTSADGKPTTIITTSQAGGGGNKPHILNISGMSPSNKQGTTIIKTIPVSAIMTQSGATGVTSSSGMKTPITILTTKMMTSGTPGKIITAVPKLGGASGQQGLTQVVLKGAPGQPGTYLRTVPMGSMGGVRLVTPVSVSAVKPNVTTLVVKGTTGVTTLGTVTGTVSTSLAGGSVATANASLGTPITTLGTIATLSSQVINPTSITVSAAQTNLTSVSSLPSSAIPVQNQPTQVTLITTPSGVEAQPVQDLPVSILASPTSEQPSSTEAASAGEGSGTVTLVCSNPPCETHETGTTNTATTSSATMGAGQVCSNPPCETHETGTTNTATTASSSMGTLRMCSNPPSETQKTAVTNTATTTTSSSVGGAPKVCSNPPCETHETGTTNTSTQAASSMGNTQKSTDSGTAQRVCSNPPCETHETGTTNTSTQAASSMGGGQTSTDSGTAQRVCSNPPCETHETGTTNTSTQAASNMGAGQTSTDSGTAQRVCSNPPCETHETGTTNTPSTATSTMGGDQTSTGSDTVQRVCSNPPCETHETGTTNTATTASCNMETGEGAAQQTEEGADGTGGSEAASTTAAAGSSPPSASQGRAVTTVTQATPAPGPSVPSISSITEGASSASGATEEPMQTDEAPAAEAAPAEEAPTAMEAQAQGEATAAASAPSTTTLNLPAELMSEGQGATLMVTGLSDEELAVTAAAEAAAQAAATEEAQALAIQAVLQAAQQAVMNESDSSGDRQQQAGIPIVLTQQDLVALVQQQQQLQEAQAAAQQASVDASLPTEGLAPADSLNDPSVESNGHNEMAASVTTAVASLLPRTTAEALAPSSTFAPVVAMASPAKLQAAAALTEVANGIEGGKQNPQPAPVKTVLKKENQWFDVGIVKVTNMVVTHFFMPSDDSQGDDDSGVMPDYGQMKKMELQPGTAYKFRVAGINACGRGSFSEISAFKTCLPGFPGAPCAIKISKSPDGAHLTWEPPSVTSGKIIEYSVYLAIQSNQTAEAKTSTPAQLAFMRVYCGPSPSCLVQSSSLSNAHIDYTTKPAIIFRIAARNEKGYGPATQVRWLQESGKDAASAKPAPKRPGTSPDTKATGPKKARTDQ; encoded by the exons ATGTCTAATCCTGGGACCACAGGGTCGGTTCTCCAGCCGCGGTGGAAGCGGGTTCTAGGATGGTCTGGGCCGGTGCCTCGGCCCAGGCATGGACACAGAGCTGTGGCTATAAAGGAGCTTATGGTCGTCTTTGGAGGTGGAAATGAAGGAATTGTCGACGAATTGCATGTCTACAACACTG CTACAAACCAGTGGTTTATCCCAGCTGTCCGTGGTGATATTCCTCCTGGCTGTGCTGCCTATGGGTTTGTTTGTGATGGCACAAGGTTGCTGGTATTTGGTGGTATGGTCGAGTATGGAAAATACAGCAACGACCTCTATGAACTACAG GCCAGCCGATGGGAATGGAAGAAGTTGAAAGCAAAGAACCCTAAAAATGGGCCACCTCCATGTCCACGTCTGGGTCACAGTTTCTCCCTGGTTGGCAACAAATGCTACCTGTTTGGTGGACTGGCCAATGACAGCGAGGATCCTAAGAACAACATTCCCAG ATACCTGAACGATCTGTACACCCTGGAGCTCCGTGCAGGGTCCAGCGTGGTGGGATGGGACATCCCGATCACCTACGGAGTGCTTCCACCACCACGTGAGAGCCACACGGCTGTGGTCTACACAGACAAGACCAGCAGGAAGTCTCGTCTCATCATCTACGGCGGCATGAGTGGCTGTCGTTTAGGAGACTTGTGGACACTGGATATTG AAACCCTGACCTGGAACAAGCCGTCAGTAAATGGCACAGCTCCACTTCCCAGGAGTCTTCACTcagccaccaccatcaccaacaa gaTGTATGTGTTTGGCGGCTGGGTTCCTCTGGTGATGGATGACGTCAAGGTGGCCACACATGAGAAGGAATGGAAGTGCACCAACACACTCGCCTGCCTGAACCTAG ACTCTATGTGTTGGGAAACGGTGTTGATGGATACGCTGGAGGACAACATCCCACGAGCGCGCGCTGGTCACTGCTCTGTAGCCATCAACTCCAGACTATATGTGTGGAGTGGACGCGATGGCTACCGCAAGGCGTGGAACAACCAGGTCTGCTGCAAAGACCTCTGGTACCTGGAGACGG AGCGGCCGCACGCACCAGCCAGGGTGCAGTTAGTTCGTGCCAACACCAACTCGCTCGAGGTGAGCTGGGGCGCCGTCTCCACGGCGGACACCTACCTGCTCCAGCTGCAGAAGTACGACATCCCAGCAGCCACCGCTGCCACGTCTCCTGCCCTGACTGCCACCCCCTCACTGCCCGGCCACGCCCCCAAGAGCCCTGCCCCGGCCGCCACCGCCCTGTCCGCTCAGAGTCACCCACAGACAG ctatATTGAAGGTTGCAGCTCCCCAGTCTGCAACGGGTACGTCCATCGTCACCGTCCGTCCCAACCAGATGGGGAAGTCCCCCGTCActgtgacatcacttcctcccGGGGTTCGCATGGTAGTGCCGGCCCAGAACACGCAGGGATCG CCAATCGGCAGCAGCCCTCAGATGAGTGGCATGGCAGCTCTGGCTGCAGCAGCGGCAGCTACACAGAAGATTCCGCCCTCCTCCGGCACTGTCCTCAGTGTACCCGCTGGGGCAACCATCCTCAAAACGATGGCGGTCTCCCCCGGCACCACCACCGTCAAAATGTCCTCTCCACTCATG GTGAGTAACCCGGCCACCCGTATGCTGAAGACTGCAGCTGCCCAGGTGGGGTCCGCCACTGGGTCCTCTCCCAACACGCCCACCAGGCCCATCATCACCGTGCACAAGTCAGGCACAGTAACAGTAGCCCAGCAGGCCCAGGTGGTCACCACTGTGGTGGGAGGAGTCACCAAGACCATCACCCTGGTCAAAAGCCCCCTCACCATGGGCAGCGGAGGCACGCTG CAGATCTCCAACCTTGGCAAGATGATGTCGGTAGTACAAACCAAGCCAGGGCAGACGTCTATTGGGGGCCAGTCTTCGACAAACCCCCTCACGCAGCTCATACAG ACAAAGGGTGGTCTTCCAGCTGGAACCATCCTGAAGCTGGTGACCTCTGCGGATGGCAAGccaaccaccatcatcaccacctcccAAGCAGGGGGTGGCGGCAACAAGCCACACATTTTGAACATTAGTGGCATGTCCCCCAGCAACAAGCAGGGCACCACCATCATCAAGACCATCCCTGTCTCGGCCATCATGACCCAGTCTGGAGCCACAG GTGTCACAAGCAGTTCAGGCATGAAGACCCCTATTACGATCCTAACCACAAAGATGATGACCTCTGGCACCCCTGGCAAAATCATCACCGCTGTGCCTAAACTTGGCGGTGCCTCTGGCCAACAAGGACTCACACAG gtggTTTTGAAGGGAGCTCCTGGACAGCCAGGGACCTACCTACGCACCGTGCCCATGGGCAGCATGGGGGGAGTTCGACTCGTCACACCCGTCTCTGTATCCGCTGTCAAGCCTAATGTTACCACCTTGGTTGTCAAGGGAACAACCG GAGTTACCACTCTGGGGACAGTCACTGGCACAGTATCCACCAGCCTGGCAGGGGGCAGTGTTGCTACTGCCAATGCCTCTCTGGGCACCCCAATCACCACCCTGGGCACCATCGCAACCCTGTCCAGTCAGGTGATTAATCCCACCTCCATCACTGTGTCTGCAGCCCAGACCAACCTGACCTCTGTGTCCTCGCTTCCCTCCTCTGCAATCCCTGTGCAG AACCAGCCTACCCAGGTGACCCTCATCACCACACCCAGCGGTGTAGAGGCCCAGCCAGTGCAGGACCTCCCAGTCTCGATCCTGGCTTCGCCCACCTCCGAACAGCCCAGTTCCACTGAGGCCGCCAGCGCCGGGGAGGGCTCCGGTACCGTTACCCTGGTGTGCTCCAACCCCCCGTGTGAGACCCATGAGACGGGCACCACCAACACGGCCACCACTTCCTCCGCCACCATGGGTGCGGGTCAGGTGTGCTCAAACCCCCCGTGTGAGACCCATGAGACGGGCACCACCAACAcggccaccaccgcctcctccagcaTGGGGACGCTGCGCATGTGCTCCAACCCGCCAAGCGAGACCCAAAAGACGGCGGTTACCAAcacggccaccaccaccacctcttctTCCGTGGGCGGGGCTCCGAAGGTGTGCTCCAACCCACCGTGCGAGACCCACGAGACGGGCACCACCAACACATCCACCCAGGCCGCATCCAGCATGGGCAACACACAGAAAAGCACCGACTCTGGTACGGCACAGAGGGTCTGCTCCAACCCGCCTTGCGAGACCCACGAGACgggcaccaccaacacctccacccaggCCGCATCCAGCATGGGGGGTGGCCAGACCAGCACAGACTCCGGGACGGCGCAGAGAGTCTGCTCCAACCCGCCCTGTGAAACCCACGAGACGGggaccaccaacacctccacccaggCCGCTTCCAACATGGGGGCTGGCCAGACCAGCACAGACTCTGGGACGGCGCAGAGAGTCTGCTCCAACCCGCCCTGTGAAACCCACGAGACGGGGACCACCAACACCCCGTCCACGGCGACCTCCACCATGGGGGGCGACCAGACGAGCACAGGCTCCGACACAGTCCAGAGGGTCTGTTCCAACCCCCCCTGTGAGACCCACGAGACGGGGACCACCAACACTGCCACCACTGCCAGCTGCAACATGGAGACCGGCGAGGGCGCAG CCCAGCAGACAGAGGAGGGTGCAGATGGGACCGGCGGGTCAGAGGCCGCCTCCACCACCGCAGCAGCCGGGTCCAGCCCGCCCAGCGCCTCCCAAGGCCGGGCGGTCACCACTGTCACCCAGGCCACGCCAGCCCCTGGGCCCTCTGTACCT TCCATCTCATCGATCACAGAGGGGGCCAGTTCAGCCAGCGGGGCCACGGAGGAGCCCATGCAGACGGACGAGGCCCCGGCTGCAGAGGCGGCCCCAGCGGAGGAGGCCCCCACAGCCATGGAGGCCCAGGCACAG GGAGAGGCGACAGCAGCAGCCTcagccccctccaccaccacgctgAACCTCCCCGCCGAGCTCATGTCCGAGGGCCAGGGGGCCACGCTCATGGTGACCGGCCTCTCTGACGAGGAGCTGGCCGTCACCGCCGCCGCAGAGGCCGCCGCCCAGGCCGCCGCAACGGAGGAGGCCCAGGCCCTGGCCATCCAGGCTGTGCTGCAGGCCGCCCAGCAGGCCGTCATGA ACGAGAGCGACTCGAGCGGCGACCGACAGCAGCAGGCCGGCATTCCCATCGTGTTGACCCAGCAGGATCTGGTGGCActggtccagcagcagcagcagctgcaggaggcCCAGGCCGCCGCCCAGCAGGCCAGTGTGGACGCCAGCCTGCCCACCGAGGGCCTGGCCCCCGCAGACAGCCTCAACGACCCCTCGGTGGAGAGCAACGGCCACAACGAGATGGCCGCCAGCGTCACCACCGCCGTGGCGTCCCTGCTACCGCGCACCACCGCTGAGG CGCTGGCCCCGTCGAGCACGTTCGCGCCCGTCGTGGCCATGGCCAGCCCGGCCAAGCTGCAGGCCGCAGCCGCTCTGACCGAGGTGGCCAATGGCATCGAAGGAGGG AAGCAGAATCCCCAGCCAGCACCAGTAAAGACCGTGTTAAAGAAGGAGAACCAGTGGTTTGACGTGGGCATCGTCAAGGTCACCAACATGGTGGTCACACACTTTTTCATGCCATCCGACGACTCGCAAGGGGAT GATGACTCGGGTGTAATGCCAGACTACGGCCAGATGAAGAAGATGGAGCTGCAGCCAGGCACCGCCTACAAGTTCCGGGTGGCCGGGATCAACGCGTGTGGTCGTGGATCCTTCTCCGAGATCTCTGCGTTCAAGACCTGTCTACCAGGGTTCCCTGGGGCTCCTTGCGCCATCAAAATCAGCAAG AGCCCAGACGGCGCCCACCTGACCTGGGAGCCCCCGTCGGTGACGTCCGGGAAGATCATCGAGTACTCTGTGTACCTGGCCATCCAGAGCAACCAGACCGCAGAGGCCAAGACCTCCACCCCGGCCCAGCTGGCCTTCATGCGTGTGTACTGCGGCCCCAGCCCCTCCTGCCTGGTGCAGTCGTCCAGCCTCTCGAACGCACACATCGACTACACCACCAAGCCAGCCATCATCTTCCGCATTGCCGCCCGGAACGAGAAGGGCTACGGCCCCGCCACTCAAGTCCGATGGCTCCAAG AATCCGGCAAAGACGCAGCCTCGGCGAAACCCGCCCCCAAAAGACCAGGCACCTCGCCCGATAC TAAGGCTACTGGTCCAAAGAAAGCGAGAACGGATCAGTGA